The Aspergillus fumigatus Af293 chromosome 3, whole genome shotgun sequence region CATGGACACGTTTGGACCCTGGCATATTGACAACCAAGTCCAGCTCCGCAGCCTATGCCTGGCACTGCTTGCATTTTTATCAGCCGCAGAGGAGGTGGCGAGCTaaaccatcttctccctcggCCCTCTTCCACTTTCGACAGGTGCGGTTGCCGGCTGCGTTAGTATTGAGTTGGTGGGAGGATGCTTGGTCTCGGGGTTGGAGAGTTATTTTAATCATCGACGAGAGGACGGGGTTTATGTGGTGTATATTCTGTATTGTGGATTTTCGGCGTCTCGGAATTGTGTTGAAAATCTCCGTCTCCCCACTTGAGGCCGTCCCCACTTTGCGGAGATCCATCAATATCCGCCAGGTGGGCCAGACAGTCGGAGACTTTATTTCCACCACACTCATTCCATCCTTTTCGTTCAAGCATTCCACGTCCCTGCTCTATACGTAGTCTCGTATCTTGATTCAattgatcaattgatcaCCCAAATCCAATCAGCATGGCTCTCCCACAACTCCTCTCCCCCAAACCCTTCCTCACAGAATGCGGCATGGAAACATCCCTCGTCTACAAAGACAAAGTCCACCTCCCATGCTTCTCCTCCCTGCCTCTAGTCGACTCCGACTCCAGCCGCAAACTCATCTCCCATTACTACGACTCATACATCTCCATCGCTGCCGCCAACGGCACTGGTATCGTCTTAGACACCCGCACCTGGCGCGGCGCTACACCCTGGGCGCAACCCATGGGTCTCTCCGCCGATAAGCTCCTCGAGCTTAATCGTGCTGCGGTACGACTAGCCAAGGAAGCCAGGAATAGAGCCGTGGGTGGGGAGAACAATATCCCCGTGGTGATTAGCGGGACGATGGGTCCTCTGCGGGACGCGTACGTGGATACGAGTGAGTTGATCACGCTGGAGGATGCGCGGGAGGGATACAGGGAGCAGGTGGAGGTGCTTGCGGATGCGGGGGTGGACATGTTGGCGATCATGACTGTGACGAATCTAAACGAGGCGATTGCGGTGGTGGAGTTGGCGAAAGAGGTGCGGTTGCCGGTTGTGGTGTCGTTTAGTATTGAGTCTGATGGGCGGTTGCTTGGTGGGAGGAGTTTGGGGAGTGCTATTCGGACGGTGGATGAGAAGACTGGGGGTTCTGTAGTGTACTATGGGGTTAACTGTGCGCATCCGGTGCGGATTTCTGCGGCGCTGCGCGATGTCCCGGAGGATGTGCGCGGGAGAATTGGGTTGATCAAGGGGAATGCGAGCCTGAAGAGccatgatgagctggatAATAGTGAGACTCTTGATCGGGGGGATATTTCTGTCTTTACGGATGGGTTTGAGGGCGTGTTGCCTTTGGTTCCTAATGTGAAGGTTATTGGGGGTTGTTGCGGTACCGATGAAGAGCATCTTGAGGCTGTCGCTAAACGGTGCATTAAATAGTTCTTGGGTTAGGATCGCACGGATTGCATATAGCTTACTCTACTTGAATGTGCATAGTTTGTCCAGATGAAGCATCCCAGTGGAAATCAAGAACTCCGACCCCACGTCAGCAGATCGGGATACCTATCTACTTCAAATAATCGCCATTCGTCTCCTGATGAATCACGTCGAACATAGGCTTCGCGCTGAACCACCCAGCCATCGGAGTCCCAACCGTCTTGTAAGTAAACGCAGCATCCGCATCATCAATCTTAATGGTTTGTCCGCCCCGTCCAGCAGCCGCAGCATCCGCTAAAAGCTGCGCATAGCAGCACTTTTCCAGCGAGACAAACCAAAAAACAGCTTCCTCAACCGTCCGACCAACAGTCAGAAGACCATGGTTCTGCAACAAAGCCGCTTTCTTATTCCCAAGCGCTTGGGCAATattcttgccttcctcctcggcgagAACAACGCCGTTGAATTGCTTGTAGACAATGTGGTCCTGGAGCCGTTAGCTTTTATACATAACCCTTGAAGACGAGCGTACATTGTAGAACGCGCACGAATCCTGAGTAATAATATCCAGCGGTCGTCCCAGCGTGCAGAAGGCTCGGCCGTGGAGGCTATGGCTGTGCGCCGCACACACGACGTCAGGCCTAGCAGCGTGGATCGCCGAATGAATCATGTACGCCGCGGCGTTGAGCAAGCGAACCTCGCCTCCGTCGATGACTTTTCCTTCGTGATTGACGCGAATCAAATCAGACGCCTTGATTTGCGAGAATGCCACGCCGAATGGATTGACCCAGAAAGTGTCCGGCTCGACGGGGTCGCGCAGCGTGATATGGCCGGCCACACCTATCGTTGTCAATAGCGGAGCAAAGTCCGGGCACCATGGTCATACCCTCGTCGTATCCATATTTGCCAAAAATGCGAAATGCGGCGGCTAGACGCCCCTTGAGGTACTCGCGCTCCTCCATTTTGTTCTCGAATACTGGTTGCTTGGGCATTGCcatcttgaccttggcttTTTCGGCACCGGCTGCCTGGGAAGACTCTCGAGATTGGATGGTGACATTGGAGGGGACGGTTTCTGTGGCGGTCGGAGGGGCCATTTCGACGGTGGTACTTTGTATATCAATTTAGCAATATAAGTCTCTTGGATCTGCGAGTGCCTGTCGGCCTTGTACTGTATTAAATATTGGCGAAAGGTGAGAATGGGTTCCACATAAGGTGGTGCCACCATGACATCGACCCCAGATTATGCGGAGTCATCGCTGCAAGCGGGGTAAGTTTGCAGGGTCTGAACTCCTGCGTTGCCGATCAGCATCCGAGGTCTAGTACCCATCAACCGAATCATCGGACCATGGTTATCGTTACGACGCTGTGATTTCTACTCGTGGCCATGATTTAGCTTTGATCCCAGGGGCGATAGTGTATTTTGTCATTCTTTTGCGGTTCTCAGGGCCCCAGGCACGGAAATGCAAGGTTGCAATATCTATCTCTCTCTATGTATATCTGTCGGTCAACAGGTCTACATGTTGATTTCAAAGATCACTCAGGAAATGACCGTCCACTAGCCCATAGATTTGTCCAGTCGCGTGATGCTCTCATCCTTCATCTGGTCAACCCACTTATCCTTGCGAACACACCAGatctccatcgccagctCCCCACATTCATCCCGGTACGGATCATCTAGTGTCCCCGTTTTGATAATAATAACTTCATCCTGACCACTCGGCTCGGACGTGAAAGGCGTCCCGCAGTCCCCGCAGAACATCCGAGGAACACCAGTGCCGCGTTCGCTCTTGTCGACGTAAAGTTTCGGCTGGCCCTTGGTCCAGTGCAGGCTTGTCTTCGGTACGGCAATGTTGGCGGAGAAGCCAGAGCCAGTGTAGCGTTTGCAATTGATGCAATGGCAGAGAATAACCTATGAGCCGGGTTGGGAGTTAGTATATGATTGGTGAGAGCTTGGAGAATGCAAGGTGAATAAGGACCTTGGGAGTTGTGGAGTCGGGGAGATCGATCCGGTAGGTCACGGCATTGCAAAGGCAGGTGCCTGTATAAGACTTTTGGGACATGTTGACGAGATGTAGAATCCAATCGTTTCGGTTCCGTCCAATTTAATAGTTTTGGAGAGTATTCACCCAATGCGAAGGCTGAATAAATATTGAGTGTCTCAGGAACAAAGAGTTGCTccaaaagagaagaggggTAGAGTGTTATGTAAGCAGAAATGACAAAAGGGCGCAAAAGGTTCAAGTGAGCTACTCGGAAGTCGTGTGAGACCCATACCACTAACAATGCCTCTGGGCATATATTCTGTGTGGCCCCAGTCTTTTCCAGAGCTCACTAGTCACTACGAAGCTTACATGGCTTAAAATTAAGGCAGATATAATCAAGGCCCAACACCTACTCTGCAGAGTTGGATAACTGAACTGCTACAATCAAATCTGGCCCTCACTGAACATGAAGCAGTTCAGGTTAATGGTGGCAACCCCACAATATTCCTTGTGTGAGAGTATCTCCAAAACCAGAATCTTGTTATTTTCCCACAGTGGTAAATAGAGGTGGCGTGGTCGAACAATCCAGGTTAGTGtggagcagatgaagagagaatggagaggatggagtgAAGAAACTCACAGGGGTAGATACCTAATAGTTGTTTTGAAAAGAAGCTTTGATTTACGCCAGCAAAGAATCAAGACACATTACAGATTTCTTAGAGTAAATACATGTCATTTGAAGTGATAGCAATTTTCAAAACAAGCATGGCTCTTGTGCTTCGCCAGCCCAGTCTCGGGACATCCCAAGCTCCTAGGACCCTCAGTGTCTCTCATAAGTGTTATGTTAGTTCTTGTTCCAAACCTAACTGGGGATCTAACCACTCCAAGAGGGTTTCCCTGGGGCGACACCAGAGCATGCAGGGGCGCCAATGTCTGGGTAAGAGTTACATTTCACATCTTCTTTGAATCTGTCGCAGCACTGCTCCATTTTTTTTACATCATCGACGGTGCTGTAGAAGCCTTGCGTCAAATCTGTGGAAGACAAGTATGAGGAGTGTAAAATACTTTGGTAGCATCTAAGATGATACATATGACGGGAACATGCAGTGCTTTTATAGGCTTCAAAGATAATCTTTTTCAGTGATTATTCAGAACAAAGGATCATCCTGAAGTCTTTCCAAACAAAACGAGTACTTCTTTCCCGTACTTGGCCTTGGATAAAGCCCTCCAAACTCAAAAGTTCAACCGAGCGACGTATCTCTGGAAAATGCCCTTGACAAAACCCCCAGCTGCAAATGGTTCATCTTCATATGGGAGGAGAACTGTAGCATATTGCGCCTCAAATACTCTGCATTTCTGGCTTGACAAAGTCAGCAAAAGAACTGGATAGGTGGGGACCGAACAAAGATAGATGGACATACGGATCACAACGCCTAAGTAAACCACTCAAGCCCTTCCCTCCTCGACAATTCCTCCGTCCATAGTGCCTATTGAAGGGTACATGCGCTCGCCCATCGCCCTCCGACGATTCATTTCTTCGACTAGTCTCAGCTGCATCTGCGTATCTTGCTGCTCGGCATTGCCTCTTGGAGCTGGAAAATGCTCTGGAAATTCCATCTCACAACGCTCATGGAGACACTGCACTTGAACAGTGTTCCAACCGTGCGAGTAGAAATAGCGTGAGAGGGCTTCTTTCATTGGCTTGATCTGAGTGATAAAACAAGAAAACTGTGTATCAGTCCATTCTTGGGAGCATAAGAAGTCATAAAGCCTCTTCTCATAGGTAGTCAGGCTCGACGGGTCGACGACATAAGGTTCATCTGGATTCGATATTGCGTTGAGAGCAATGGAGGGAATTTGGCTTGGGTTTGGGGGACTAGTACCAGCCAGAGGAGTCTCCTCATCTGCGTCAACTGACATAATTTTGGCCTCTTTGTAACTTGCAGAGACTGGACTGGATTAGGCTCAGGGTTGGATAGGCTGGCCAGATATTGAGGGGTAATCAAGTACCACACAAGGAACGATATAGTATGAATCTAAGAaaaaggaggtggtggcgTTGCTTTATTTATCTGCTAGATACCCTTGCACCAGCACAACGCTTACTGTAATTTACTGGTAGTATTTGTTCCATATGAAGTACGACTACTAAGCTTTTGCAAAGTTACACTTAGAGAGGTTCAAGCATCTCCAGGTCTCCAGGTTGCGTGGTGGCTTTTAATGGTATTCTAtagtatttactagtaaCGACTAATATTTGAATTGATGTAATATAGAATATCCATGTCCTTATCAAACCCCACAATAGATGACTATCCCGGCCCAGATCTAGGAACAAACAGTGATGCTAGTGAGGAGAGTAGTTGCAAGCATTATTCATATGTGTGCACTAAGGAGAGCAAGTCAATTTCCATCGAGGAATCACTGAAGAACAGTATACCTAATGGAATCCTTAGTATCTCTTCTGTAGTTCCAGGGCACATCACGTACGTAAAAGGTGGTCTGGCGAAGTATCCCTACGTAGCTGAAACGCCGAACTAAATTCTGAAAACAACCTACCAAGAGGAGAGTCAATAATAAACAATCTCAGAAAAAGTAATGTCTCTCCTGTGGACAAAGATGTTTAGGCGAACGGCAGCCTTCGGGTCAAACTGTTGGCTTGGGCAACCATGTTCATCAATGAGTCGTACATGGTTTTATCTGCAGCGTTCATTGCGTGAACGGAACCTGACTCTCCCAAGAGGGGCTTCAAGTCCGCTCCGCAGACCATTCCCGGATCAGGCAACACGCCGCTCTGGAAGTACGTGCGAATAGCTTTGCCAACGCACAGCGATGGTGCGGCTAAGGTTGTGTGCTACTGGATGTTAGACCCGGAACTTGCCTATATTCTTGCTGACAATGTAAGGGGATGGCATGGTAGGAAGATAATGCTTACCCCTTCTGAGTCTTGTTGGAGTACGACTGAACCAGGAAATTTTTCAGACATCCTCTTCGCACTGCAAATGATCGACACAGTCAGCATCGTGGTGGAATTGCTGAGGACACGTGATCGGATACCTGCCTTCTCAACGGAGTGACTGGATCCAGAGTATTGCTCACAAGAAGAATTGGATGAGATGTATTGCCTGTGTACGGGCCTATCGAGTTTTAGTGAGGACAGAGCGTATTGAAGGGATGGTTAGCATACCTGTCAACTGCCATTTTGGCCACGACTTGCGTCCAACGCACCCTAGTGCAGTGACAGCAGCCCAGTAATCCCCCAAGGTAAAACTCCGGGCTTTCAGAGACGCCCATGCTTCTTGGAAACGTGCTTGGTCCATGTCGCGTAGATATGGGGCATCAGAGCATAATATTGCCGACATAGCGTAGAGTTCACTCGAACCCTTCTCAAAACACTCGCCAGACCACGGCCCTGTTTGCAAGCATTGGTCAGAGGGACACGAAGGCGAGCGAGATCGTTGCTTGAAGTCGGCCATCGGAGACCCATCGCCCTCGGACAGTGACTTTGCGTAGTGTGCAAGCAGAGGAAAGACAAACAGAGGCTGGTACACCGAGTAGCGAAGAACGGTTTTAAGATCGGTCCATGTGATGACTTCGGGCCCCCGTGTGGCTGACGGTGCTGCTGGCACGGATGCGTTGTATAGGACCGCTTCTAGTTCCAGATATGCGGCTTTGATGGCTGCAGGGCCTCCGTGCCTATAAAAGGGGCATCCATCTAGTCCAGCTGCGTCGCAGTAGACTACAAAGCGGTCGAATATCGCGTCGGCATCAGCAATCACGTCAGGTCCTTTCCCAGTGTAGTACTTGTCGACATCAACAACGGCGTCCAATAAAACACGCTCGACCCGATCAGGAAACATCGTTGCAAAAGTGCTTCCGAGCACAGTTCCGTACGAACGGCCCCAGTACAGGAGCTTTTCATGCCCTCTCTTCCACTTGGTTCGTGCCACGATGCTCTGTTGCTGGTCATAGCCGTACATGCGATCGTACATCCTTTGTTCAGTCTGACCTTGCCTTTCGCGCCATTCACCGTGTCGCTCAATGATTTCGAGCATATCCCTTGCGACTGGCGGTGTATTGAGATGATCTCCAAGAGCTTCATCAGTTCCCTCCGGCGCGTACTGTAGTGCCTTGGAGCAAGCACCTCCAAGAGCAACGGCACGCTGCCAATTGCGCATGAGGGAATCGTCAGAGCTACCCAGCATGCCATCCGCCTCCACCTGGAGCTCCCAGTTCCTCTGCGAAAATGAATCTGGGAAACAGCTGAACCCGGGAGTTGTGTTGTTAACGCCACGTGGATCAAAGCCGATGATATCAAAGTATCGAGCTGACAAGTTCGCAGGACCCGTCGGCAATGCAGGATCAGTTTCCCCATCAATAATCGTCTGCATGTCCCGACCAAACAACAGAGCCTGTTCGACTCCGGAACCACCAGGGCCCCCTGCGTTCATCAGAGCCTGATATgagagggaaagggaaggtTGAGAATACCGGGATTGATTAAAACTGCACCACCATACCGGGAGTCCGTCACCGGGATCTTTGCTGGTAAGCGCACAATGGCAATAGCCATCTGGCGGCCCCGGCCGTTCTCCCGATGATAGTCCATGGGCACCTCAAGTCGGGCGCACTGGAAGCCATCGAAGCAGTCATGGTATTCCAGAGAGTTGGAAGGTGTAATCTGCGTACACTGTCAGATGGACGTCAATTGAGATAGATCTCATATCGTACTTGGTCCCAACTGAACGCCGGCGGTCGTGCGTTATTCTCTCCCTTTGCTGTTGACCGAGGAACTGCATCAGGCAGTATCAACCACAAAAATGCGGCCAATCCCATCAACGCCAGCGTAATGGGCCGTGCCTTGTTCTGCCGACCTACCGGGATAGGCGAAGACGGTCGGGAAGACCCATTCTGCTTTTTCAGAACCATGGGTCCGTTGGAATCGGTCTTGATGTTCTGAAGCGAGGATGACTCCATGGTCCCTAAAGATACATTTCGAGGAATTTGACCTGGAGGAAGGCCTACAATGTCCGAGCGACGGGAATGGCGCGCTTTGGGGCCTGAGGTGCAGCACCTAATCCCCCACTGATAATCATCGGCATAAACACCAAGCAACAGCGAATCAGAACACGGTGAATTCGGATAAGGAAGAGGTGGCAGTGAGCTACCAATCTGACTGGATCATCGAAATGCAAACCGGGCTAGAAACAATGCGGATTCGAGGAGGCCAATAATACTCAAGAGCGACACTGATCGACCTAAGTGGGGTTATTGTGTCTTCCTGTTGTCTTCCTAGGATCGAGTAACTGAAGGTATCGATCCCGGTCCCACTGTTATACCCAGTGTCTTTCTCAGAGGCCTTGGATTTTCATTGACTTCTTCCATGGCCTGGCCTGCTCTTGATGCGATCGACATGGCTCGTTATGAGGACACAGCTTTGACAGTGATAGCATTCATTAATGAAAACTGACAAAATCATCATTTTTGACACCTGTTATTGTGCGACGCGTACCGTGTCGGTCATGTGATTCCTCGATAGTCAAGTTTCGAGCTGACAATCAAAGTGGCCTGCGCAGAGCTGTGCCTCATTTCAAACCCATATGTACTTCCGATGcgttgatgaggagatccTGGCTCTCCGACCTCGAACGAGGCGTAGGACCTCATGAAGGGTTCTTGTCTCTTGTAGTGTACATGTTTGCAGCCATGAACAGTGGCAGAGATCCCAAGCAAGGAACTCTATGGTTTTTCCCTTAAAGAGGCGATGGGGGTCTGTGATCCGAATCAACTATTTGTCGATCAAGCTGCAATAGGGCAGTCACTGCTTTGCTTCTGTGGTACTATTTGACCTATCAATACTCCATGTTGATCCTCAGCGTCATTTGCTCTTTTCGGCATCCACGGCTTCTTCCTACCTGCAAGTCCTTCTGGAACGACGGGGCTGCGATCTTCCAGTAGGATGTCGGAGATTCCTTGCTTGAACATTCcatttttctcttccctcaAACCGATCATTATCAGTACTCTGATTGCATGTCGCCGCGGCGGTTGATTTACTCCCCGACCGCTGCCCCTGTACCCGCAACTCTTATTTGCACACGTTTGGCCTGGATTACCCTTTGACTTCATTTCTTGTCTTGTGATAGACCTCGTCGGTTTGAGGTTCTATGCTTTTGATACATCTGCATTTTagcatcttctctttcaggCTCTCTTATTATTGCCGGCAAACGGCTCTCTGCACATAAAGAAATAGTATGATCCTGACTCTACGGAGCAGATCCGGATATCCATGGGCCCCGATCCAAGTATTCGCAAGACCGGCCTGATCGAGGATCGTTTGTCGAGTCCGAAAGATGGACAAGACAAGTCTCATAACGAGGTTCGCGAGTTACACGATGAGTTAGCCTGCGTCACCAGGATCGAAGTCATTGGCTCGGTAATCAGTCCGAGGAGTAAATATATTCTGTACGCTGGGTATGCATATAAGCTCTCCTTAGATACGAAAGTCACTGATATAACCCAGGCTGGTAATGGTGATGATCGTCTTGTACATACTTTCTTTCACCTCAGAATCTGGCATGGGGTTAACCACATTGATGCAGCGAACTGGACAATTCGACGGTGAGCACCTACCGTAACTTTGCAGCGTCCGAGTTTGGCCAGCTTTCGATGTTGGCGACATTGAACACCGTCACCAGTGTCGTTGCCGCTGTCAGCAAACCGCCGATTTCCAAACTCTCAGACGTTCTAGGAAGAGCCGAAACGTACATCATCACGATTACCTGCTATGTACTCTCGTATGTGCTATGTGCTTCAGCTAGGTCCCTCGATACCTACGCCGGCGGGTGTGTCCTTTACGCCCTTGGCCAGTCTGGAACTTCGATACTAAACGCGATTGTCATCTCTGATATCTCTTCTATGCGGTGGAGAGGGTTTGTCTACAATATAATATACCTTCCATTCCTCGTCACCCCCTGGGTCTCAGCATTCATCGTTGAAAATGTCGTCAATGGCATTGGATGGCGCTGGGGAATCGGCATGTTTGCCATTTTGATGCCATCTTGCGCCAGTATCATAATCATCAGTTTGCTTGTCTTTCAACATCGTGCAAAGAAGACCAGTTCTGTTGTCTACCATCGTCCGAGCGTGCATGGTTTCTGCTCGGGAATCGACTTAGGAGGTATTGCGATCCTGACTTGCGGATTCTCCTCGCTGTTGATTCCTACAACCTTAGCGGCCACAACAACAAGTCGATGGAAGACGCCATGGATCGATGCCCTTATTGTCTTGGGTGCTGTCTTGCTAGCTTGCCTCTATCCTTACGAGAAATACATAGCTAGGAATCCGGTATTCCCGGTACGCTACTTCCACACGCTGTCTGTGCTCGTGCCAGTGGCACTTGCTTGCATTGACAATATAGGGTTCGGCACAACCCACACCTACCTTTATGCCTGGTCAATGGTCTCACATAACTTTTCCCCTCGAAATGCCCAGTTTCTATCCTGGACAAGTGGCGTCATACAGGCGCTCGCTGGGATGTGTATCGGTCTGCTTATGTACCGCCTGCGAAGGTACAAATGGATCGCTGTAGCCGGTGCTATCGTTCGGCTGATTGGTTATGGGCTGATGATTCGCCTTCGTACAAACACAAGCTCTTTGGCGGAACTCTTCATCACCCAACTGATACA contains the following coding sequences:
- a CDS encoding homocysteine S-methyltransferase family protein: MALPQLLSPKPFLTECGMETSLVYKDKVHLPCFSSLPLVDSDSSRKLISHYYDSYISIAAANGTGIVLDTRTWRGATPWAQPMGLSADKLLELNRAAVRLAKEARNRAVGGENNIPVVISGTMGPLRDAYVDTSELITLEDAREGYREQVEVLADAGVDMLAIMTVTNLNEAIAVVELAKEVRLPVVVSFSIESDGRLLGGRSLGSAIRTVDEKTGGSVVYYGVNCAHPVRISAALRDVPEDVRGRIGLIKGNASLKSHDELDNSETLDRGDISVFTDGFEGVLPLVPNVKVIGGCCGTDEEHLEAVAKRCIK
- a CDS encoding class II aldolase/adducin family protein; the encoded protein is MAPPTATETVPSNVTIQSRESSQAAGAEKAKVKMAMPKQPVFENKMEEREYLKGRLAAAFRIFGKYGYDEGVAGHITLRDPVEPDTFWVNPFGVAFSQIKASDLIRVNHEGKVIDGGEVRLLNAAAYMIHSAIHAARPDVVCAAHSHSLHGRAFCTLGRPLDIITQDSCAFYNDHIVYKQFNGVVLAEEEGKNIAQALGNKKAALLQNHGLLTVGRTVEEAVFWFVSLEKCCYAQLLADAAAAGRGGQTIKIDDADAAFTYKTVGTPMAGWFSAKPMFDVIHQETNGDYLK
- a CDS encoding GFA family protein, which codes for MSQKSYTGTCLCNAVTYRIDLPDSTTPKVILCHCINCKRYTGSGFSANIAVPKTSLHWTKGQPKLYVDKSERGTGVPRMFCGDCGTPFTSEPSGQDEVIIIKTGTLDDPYRDECGELAMEIWCVRKDKWVDQMKDESITRLDKSMG
- a CDS encoding alpha/beta hydrolase, whose translation is MESSSLQNIKTDSNGPMVLKKQNGSSRPSSPIPVGRQNKARPITLALMGLAAFLWLILPDAVPRSTAKGENNARPPAFSWDQITPSNSLEYHDCFDGFQCARLEVPMDYHRENGRGRQMAIAIVRLPAKIPVTDSRYGGAVLINPGGPGGSGVEQALLFGRDMQTIIDGETDPALPTGPANLSARYFDIIGFDPRGVNNTTPGFSCFPDSFSQRNWELQVEADGMLGSSDDSLMRNWQRAVALGGACSKALQYAPEGTDEALGDHLNTPPVARDMLEIIERHGEWRERQGQTEQRMYDRMYGYDQQQSIVARTKWKRGHEKLLYWGRSYGTVLGSTFATMFPDRVERVLLDAVVDVDKYYTGKGPDVIADADAIFDRFVVYCDAAGLDGCPFYRHGGPAAIKAAYLELEAVLYNASVPAAPSATRGPEVITWTDLKTVLRYSVYQPLFVFPLLAHYAKSLSEGDGSPMADFKQRSRSPSCPSDQCLQTGPWSGECFEKGSSELYAMSAILCSDAPYLRDMDQARFQEAWASLKARSFTLGDYWAAVTALGCVGRKSWPKWQLTGPYTGNTSHPILLVSNTLDPVTPLRSAKRMSEKFPGSVVLQQDSEGHTTLAAPSLCVGKAIRTYFQSGVLPDPGMVCGADLKPLLGESGSVHAMNAADKTMYDSLMNMVAQANSLTRRLPFA